From the Daucus carota subsp. sativus chromosome 8, DH1 v3.0, whole genome shotgun sequence genome, one window contains:
- the LOC108199760 gene encoding eukaryotic initiation factor 4A-8 has protein sequence MAGLAPEGSQFDTNQYDSKMSDLLSSDGQDFFTSYDEVYDSFDGMGLQENLLRGIYAYGFEKPSAIQQRGIVPFCKGLDVIQQAQSGTGKTATFCSGILQQLDYNVVECQALVLAPTRELAQQIEKVMRALGDYLGVKVHACVGGTSVREDQRILSAGVHVVVGTPGRVFDMLRRQSLRSDYIKMFVLDEADEMLSRGFKDQIYDIFQLLPPKVQVGVFSATMPPEALEITRKFMNKPVRILVKRDELTLEGIKQFYVNVDKEEWKLETLCDLYETLAITQSVIFVNTRRKVDWLTDKMRSRDHTVSATHGDMDQNTRDIIMREFRSGSSRVLITTDLLARGIDVQQVSLVINYDLPTQPENYLHRIGRSGRFGRKGVAINFVTTDDQRMLFDIQKFYNVIVEELPSNVADLL, from the exons ATGGCAGGATTAGCACCGGAAGGGTCTCAGTTTGATACTAATCAGTATGACTCCAAAATGAGCGATTT GCTTTCATCTGATGGGCAAGATTTCTTTACCTCCTATGACGAAGTTTATGATAGTTTTGATGGCATGGGTTTGCAAGAGAACCTGTTGAGGGGAATTTATGCATATG GTTTTGAAAAGCCATCTGCTATTCAACAAAGGGGAATTGTTCCTTTTTGCAAAGGTCTTGATGTTATTCAACAGGCTCAGTCTGGAACTGGGAAGACTGCAACATTTTGCTCTGGTATACTGCAACAGCTCGATTATAATGTTGTGGAGTGCCAGGCCCTAGTATTGGCACCGACTCGAGAGTTGGCACAGCAAATCGAGAAGGTTATGCGTGCACTTGGTGACTACCTTGGTGTGAAGGTGCATGCTTGTGTAGGTGGAACCAGTGTTCGAGAGGACCAACGCATTCTGTCTGCTGGAGTTCATGTTGTTGTCGGCACCCCTGGGCGTGTTTTTGACATGCTCCGAAGGCAGTCTCTTCGTTCTGACTATATCAAGATGTTCGTATTGGATGAGGCTGATGAAATGCTGTCTCGAGGTTTTAAGGATCAG ATCTATGATATATTCCAGCTCCTTCCTCCCAAGGTCCAGGTTGGGGTCTTCTCGGCTACAATGCCTCCTGAGGCCCTTGAAATTACAAGGAAGTTCATGAACAAGCCAGTGAGGATTCTTGTCAAGCGTGATGAGCTAACTCTCGAAGGTATTAAACAGTTCTATGTCAATGTTGACAAGGAAGAATGGAAGCTGGAGACACTTTGTGATCTTTATGAAACTTTAGCTATCACTCAGAGTGTCATCTTTGTGAACACTAGACGGAAGGTTGACTGGTTAACTGACAAGATGCGAAGCCGTGATCACACTGTCTCAGCTACACATGGAGACATGGATCAGAACACACGAGACATAATCATGCGTGAGTTCCGGTCTGGGTCATCCCGTGTTCTTATCACCACTGATCTTTTGGCTCGTGGTATTGATGTCCAGCAGGTCTCTCTTGTGATCAATTATGATCTTCCAACCCAGCCTGAGAACTATCTTCATCGTATCGGACGTAGTGGACGATTTGGAAGGAAGGGTGTGGCCATAAACTTTGTTACGACTGATGACCAGAGGATGCTGTTTGACATCCAGAAGTTCTACAATGTGATTGTCGAGGAGCTGCCATCAAATGTTGCTGACCTCCTGTAA